A single window of Microbacterium oryzae DNA harbors:
- the gyrA gene encoding DNA gyrase subunit A: MTDEVRPDIDDAHNHGRIDQVDLQSEMQRSYLDYAMSVIVGRALPDVRDGLKPVHRRVVYAMYDGGYRPDKKFSKCARVVGEVMGQYHPHGDTAIYDALVRLVQPWSLRYPLALGQGNFGSPGNQGAAAPRYTETKMAALALEMVRDIEQETVDFQDNYDGETQEPTVLPARFPNLLVNGSVGIAVGMATNIPPHNLREVADGALWALDHPDLPREELLGGLMQRIPGPDFPTGAQILGSKGIHEAYRTGRGSITMRAVVEIEEIQGRTCLVITELPYQVNPDNLAVKIGELAREGKVTGIADIRDETSGRTGQRLVVVLKRDAVAKVVLNNLYKHTELQTNFGANMLAIVDGVPRTLPLDGFIQYWITHQLDVIVRRTRFRLRKAEERMHILRGYLKALDALDEVIALIRRSPTVDDAREGLKDLLEIDDIQADAILSMQLRRLAALERQKIIDEANELEAQIAEFRAIIADELRQRAIVRTELTEIVDRFGDERRTHILHGFDGDVSIEDLIAEEEMVVTITREGYIKRTRSDNYRSQHRGGKGVKGAQLRADDVVEHFFVTTTHHWLLFFTTKGRVYRTKTYEVPEAGRDAKGLHVANLLALQPDEQIAQVIELKSYDDAEYLVLATRTGLVKKTRLTEYDSNRQGGIIAINLREGDELVSALTANADDDILLISHRGMSLRFSATDEALRPMGRSTSGVKGMSFREDDDLLSASLVWPDSYVFVVTDGGYAKRTAVDEYRVQGRGGLGIKVAKLNDDRGVLAGGLIVQADDEVLVVLEKGKVVRSAVAEVPAKGRDTMGVVFARPDKNDRILAIARNAERRISEEIGEEPEEAAPATDISEGTTDA; encoded by the coding sequence ATGACTGACGAAGTCCGCCCCGACATCGACGACGCGCACAACCACGGCCGGATCGACCAGGTCGACCTGCAGTCGGAGATGCAGCGCAGCTACCTCGACTACGCGATGAGCGTGATCGTCGGTCGCGCGCTGCCCGACGTGCGCGACGGGCTGAAGCCCGTGCACCGTCGCGTCGTCTACGCGATGTACGACGGCGGCTACCGTCCCGACAAGAAGTTCTCGAAGTGCGCGCGCGTCGTCGGCGAGGTGATGGGTCAGTACCACCCGCACGGCGACACCGCGATCTACGACGCCCTCGTGCGTCTGGTCCAGCCGTGGTCGCTGCGCTACCCGCTCGCGCTCGGTCAGGGCAACTTCGGCTCGCCCGGCAATCAGGGCGCTGCGGCACCGCGGTACACCGAGACGAAGATGGCCGCGCTCGCCCTCGAGATGGTGCGCGACATCGAGCAGGAGACCGTCGACTTCCAGGACAACTACGACGGCGAGACGCAGGAGCCCACGGTCCTGCCGGCCCGGTTCCCGAACCTGCTCGTCAACGGCTCGGTCGGCATCGCGGTCGGCATGGCCACGAACATCCCGCCGCACAACCTGCGCGAGGTGGCCGACGGCGCGCTCTGGGCGCTCGACCACCCCGACCTGCCGCGCGAGGAGCTGCTGGGCGGCCTGATGCAGCGGATCCCGGGACCGGACTTCCCCACCGGCGCGCAGATCCTCGGCAGCAAGGGCATCCACGAGGCGTACCGCACCGGCCGCGGCTCGATCACGATGCGCGCGGTCGTGGAGATCGAGGAGATCCAGGGCCGCACGTGCCTGGTCATCACCGAGCTGCCGTACCAGGTGAACCCGGACAACCTCGCCGTGAAGATCGGCGAGCTCGCCCGCGAGGGCAAGGTCACCGGCATCGCCGACATCCGCGACGAGACCTCGGGCCGCACCGGCCAGCGCCTCGTCGTCGTGCTCAAGCGCGACGCCGTCGCCAAGGTCGTGCTGAACAACCTCTACAAGCACACCGAGCTGCAGACGAACTTCGGCGCGAACATGCTCGCCATCGTCGACGGCGTGCCGCGCACGCTGCCGCTCGACGGCTTCATCCAGTACTGGATCACGCACCAGCTCGACGTCATCGTGCGCCGCACCCGCTTCCGCCTGCGCAAGGCGGAGGAGCGGATGCACATCCTGCGCGGCTACCTCAAGGCGCTCGACGCCCTCGACGAGGTGATCGCGCTCATCCGCCGCTCGCCGACCGTCGACGATGCGCGCGAGGGTCTGAAGGACCTGCTGGAGATCGACGACATCCAGGCCGACGCCATCCTCTCGATGCAGCTCCGCCGTCTCGCGGCGCTCGAGCGTCAGAAGATCATCGACGAGGCGAACGAGCTCGAGGCGCAGATCGCGGAGTTCCGCGCGATCATCGCCGACGAGCTGCGACAGCGCGCCATCGTGCGCACCGAGCTCACCGAGATCGTCGACCGCTTCGGCGACGAGCGGCGCACGCACATCCTCCACGGCTTCGACGGCGACGTGTCCATCGAAGACCTCATCGCCGAGGAGGAGATGGTCGTCACCATCACGCGCGAGGGCTACATCAAGCGCACCCGCAGCGACAACTACCGCTCGCAGCACCGCGGCGGCAAGGGCGTGAAGGGCGCGCAGCTGCGCGCGGACGACGTCGTCGAGCACTTCTTCGTGACCACGACGCACCACTGGCTGCTCTTCTTCACGACGAAGGGCCGCGTCTACCGCACCAAGACGTACGAGGTGCCGGAGGCCGGCCGCGACGCCAAGGGCCTGCACGTGGCGAACCTCCTCGCGCTGCAGCCCGACGAGCAGATCGCCCAGGTCATCGAGCTGAAGTCGTACGACGACGCCGAGTACCTCGTGCTCGCCACGCGCACCGGCCTCGTGAAGAAGACGCGCCTGACCGAGTACGACTCGAACCGTCAGGGCGGCATCATCGCGATCAACCTGCGCGAGGGCGACGAGCTCGTGAGCGCGCTCACCGCGAACGCCGACGACGACATCCTCCTCATCAGCCACCGCGGCATGTCGCTGCGCTTCTCGGCGACCGACGAGGCGCTGCGTCCGATGGGCCGCTCGACGAGCGGTGTGAAGGGCATGTCGTTCCGCGAGGACGACGACCTGCTGTCGGCGTCGCTGGTCTGGCCGGACTCGTACGTCTTCGTCGTCACCGACGGGGGCTACGCCAAGCGGACGGCCGTGGACGAGTACCGCGTGCAGGGGCGCGGCGGTCTCGGCATCAAGGTCGCCAAGCTCAACGACGATCGCGGCGTGCTCGCGGGCGGACTCATCGTCCAGGCGGATGACGAGGTCCTCGTGGTTCTCGAAAAGGGCAAGGTGGTACGCTCTGCCGTGGCCGAGGTGCCCGCCAAGGGGCGCGACACCATGGGAGTCGTCTTCGCACGGCCCGACAAGAACGACCGGATCCTCGCGATCGCTCGCAATGCCGAGCGGCGGATCAGCGAGGAGATCGGGGAGGAGCCCGAAGAGGCAGCCCCGGCAACCGACATCTCCGAAGGAACGACTGACGCATGA
- a CDS encoding DUF3566 domain-containing protein — protein MSTVADKLAQKQAHKTSAKQVRLRLVYIDFWSAVKLSFLAAVALAVVTIVSFFLIYMVVQTTGLIGQADEFFTMFSDGELSLSSFLGLPQVMAFAAVVAILNLIVVTVLGAVVAGIYNLAVKITGGLLVGFTSS, from the coding sequence ATGAGCACCGTAGCGGACAAGCTCGCCCAGAAGCAGGCGCATAAGACCAGCGCCAAGCAGGTGCGGCTGCGCCTGGTCTACATCGACTTCTGGTCGGCCGTGAAGCTGTCGTTCCTGGCGGCCGTGGCGCTGGCCGTCGTGACGATCGTGTCGTTCTTCCTCATCTACATGGTCGTGCAGACGACCGGGCTCATCGGCCAGGCCGACGAGTTCTTCACGATGTTCTCCGACGGCGAGCTGTCGCTGTCGTCGTTCCTCGGGCTGCCCCAGGTGATGGCGTTCGCCGCCGTGGTGGCCATCCTCAACCTCATCGTCGTGACGGTGCTCGGCGCCGTCGTCGCCGGCATCTACAACCTCGCCGTGAAGATCACCGGCGGCCTGCTCGTGGGCTTCACCTCGAGCTGA
- the aztA gene encoding zinc ABC transporter ATP-binding protein AztA → MSPAPVLIARSLCFAYGDRDALHDVDVALVPGEVVAIAGPNGSGKSTLVELLAGVIAPRAGEVVREGDLALVVQRVEAPDALPLTVRDVVAMGTWAGGRRSHRAAVDEAIARVELTGLETRPLAELSGGQRQRALLAQGIVRRPAILLLDEPAAGLDGRSRDRTRAILAEEAARGAAVACVTHDDASIAVADRVIRLEGGRPVPENDAAPRPVSRGAA, encoded by the coding sequence GTGTCCCCTGCACCCGTTCTCATCGCCCGATCGCTGTGCTTCGCCTACGGCGACCGAGACGCTCTGCACGATGTCGACGTCGCGCTCGTGCCCGGCGAGGTCGTGGCCATCGCCGGCCCGAACGGCTCCGGCAAGTCGACGCTCGTCGAGCTGCTCGCCGGGGTGATCGCACCTCGGGCCGGGGAGGTCGTCCGCGAAGGGGATCTCGCCCTGGTCGTCCAGCGCGTCGAGGCGCCCGACGCGCTCCCCCTCACCGTGCGCGACGTCGTCGCGATGGGCACCTGGGCGGGCGGGCGCCGCTCTCACCGCGCCGCGGTCGACGAGGCGATCGCCCGGGTGGAGCTCACGGGGCTCGAGACCCGCCCCCTCGCGGAGCTCTCCGGCGGCCAGCGTCAGCGCGCGCTGCTCGCGCAGGGCATCGTGCGGCGTCCGGCCATCCTGCTTCTCGACGAACCCGCCGCGGGACTGGACGGGCGCAGTCGCGACCGGACCCGCGCCATCCTCGCCGAGGAGGCCGCACGGGGCGCCGCCGTCGCATGCGTCACCCACGACGACGCGTCCATCGCGGTCGCCGACCGCGTCATCCGCCTGGAGGGCGGACGCCCGGTGCCCGAGAACGACGCAGCGCCCCGGCCGGTGAGCCGGGGCGCTGCGTGA
- the aztB gene encoding zinc ABC transporter permease AztB: protein MSWLIDPLTTAFVLRALGGGALVAVICGIVGTWVVIRGMAFLGEAIGHGMLPGVALATVLGLPALAGAAVSAVAMSAAIGALQRRGRLSYDTSIGLLFVGMLSLGVIVVSHSRSFATDATVMLFGDILAVDEGDLAVMAGALVVTLVVAAVFHRAFVASAFDRRIAHTLGLRPRRAQLALVGLVTLAVVASYQAVGSLLVVGLLLAPAVAARPWTARIPAIMALASAFGVLAVLLGLLLSWNAGTAAGASVAGTAILLAALSATTSAALTRIRSAGASHAPAERMAPAARAGAPR, encoded by the coding sequence GTGTCCTGGCTCATCGACCCCCTCACCACCGCGTTCGTCCTGCGCGCCCTCGGCGGCGGCGCGCTCGTCGCGGTCATCTGCGGCATCGTCGGCACCTGGGTCGTCATCCGCGGGATGGCCTTCCTCGGCGAGGCGATCGGGCACGGCATGCTTCCCGGCGTGGCTCTCGCCACCGTGCTCGGTCTCCCCGCGCTCGCCGGCGCCGCTGTCAGCGCGGTCGCCATGAGCGCGGCGATCGGCGCACTGCAGCGACGCGGTCGACTGTCGTACGACACGAGCATCGGGCTGCTGTTCGTCGGGATGCTCTCGCTCGGGGTGATCGTCGTCTCCCACTCGCGCAGCTTCGCCACCGACGCCACCGTTATGCTCTTCGGCGACATCCTCGCCGTCGACGAGGGCGACCTCGCGGTGATGGCCGGGGCGCTCGTCGTGACGCTCGTCGTGGCCGCCGTCTTCCACCGCGCCTTCGTCGCCTCGGCCTTCGACCGACGCATCGCGCACACGCTCGGACTCCGACCGCGCCGCGCGCAGCTCGCGCTGGTCGGGCTCGTGACGCTGGCCGTGGTCGCGTCGTACCAGGCCGTGGGCTCGCTCCTCGTCGTCGGACTGCTGCTCGCTCCCGCCGTCGCCGCGAGGCCCTGGACGGCCAGGATCCCCGCGATCATGGCGCTCGCCAGCGCCTTCGGCGTCCTCGCCGTCCTCCTCGGCCTGCTGCTGTCGTGGAACGCCGGCACGGCCGCCGGCGCATCCGTCGCCGGCACGGCCATCCTGCTCGCCGCCCTCTCCGCGACCACGTCGGCTGCGCTCACGCGGATCCGATCCGCGGGGGCTTCGCACGCTCCGGCCGAGCGGATGGCCCCGGCCGCTCGCGCGGGCGCCCCACGTTGA
- a CDS encoding ABC transporter, translating to MSPRSRPVRLAAATAILLITPACATIDPVAGPSTSAAPSAAAGHGEIAGAAEVAEPPLQLVSVDESGALGALDLLDGTTAEIARVGAPEALASDGRYLFVTTDAGVEIVDSGAWTWDHVDHFHYYRAEPRTVGTVDGAGPATVSTGLLSTAGATGIFLSGSGQAVLLDNAALGDGRIDELFRIETGAPEGVAAPLGGGALVSAPGEDGGMLRFHEADGAVTPSTTECVDAQGSITTRVGLVVGCADGAVLATMDRGEPVFERIPYPADATAERAIGFDGRKGRPTVAAIAGDAGLWLLDTREREWTLVETDAPLLRVAAVDDADGHVVALDTEGRVRVLLAGTGEEVAVTEPLLPETLDADALTGVSLTVDAQRAYLSAPTEGVAYEIAYADGARIARTLETPTEPAFLAEVGR from the coding sequence ATGTCCCCTCGAAGCCGTCCCGTCCGCCTCGCCGCGGCCACCGCCATCCTGCTCATCACGCCCGCCTGCGCGACAATCGACCCGGTCGCGGGGCCCTCGACCTCCGCGGCTCCGTCCGCGGCCGCCGGACACGGCGAGATCGCGGGCGCGGCCGAGGTCGCCGAGCCGCCGCTGCAGCTGGTGTCGGTCGACGAGTCCGGCGCGCTCGGCGCCCTCGACCTGCTGGATGGCACCACGGCCGAGATCGCGCGGGTCGGTGCGCCCGAGGCGCTGGCGTCCGACGGACGCTACCTCTTCGTCACGACCGATGCCGGCGTCGAGATCGTCGACAGCGGCGCCTGGACCTGGGATCACGTCGACCACTTCCACTACTACCGGGCGGAGCCACGGACCGTCGGCACCGTCGACGGCGCCGGTCCGGCGACCGTGTCGACGGGGCTGCTCTCGACGGCGGGGGCCACGGGCATCTTCCTCTCCGGAAGCGGCCAGGCCGTGCTGCTCGACAACGCCGCGCTCGGCGACGGGCGGATCGACGAGCTGTTCCGCATCGAGACGGGTGCCCCCGAGGGAGTGGCGGCGCCGCTGGGCGGTGGCGCGCTCGTGAGCGCACCGGGGGAGGACGGCGGCATGCTGCGGTTCCACGAGGCGGACGGCGCAGTCACGCCGAGCACGACGGAGTGCGTGGACGCACAGGGCTCGATCACGACCCGCGTGGGACTCGTCGTGGGCTGCGCGGACGGCGCAGTGCTGGCGACGATGGACCGCGGCGAGCCCGTCTTCGAGCGGATCCCGTACCCCGCCGACGCCACGGCCGAGCGTGCCATCGGGTTCGACGGCCGGAAGGGGCGGCCGACCGTCGCCGCCATCGCGGGAGATGCCGGGCTCTGGCTGCTCGACACCCGTGAGCGGGAGTGGACGCTCGTCGAGACCGACGCGCCGCTGCTGCGGGTCGCGGCCGTGGACGATGCGGACGGGCACGTCGTCGCCCTGGACACCGAGGGGCGGGTGCGCGTGCTGCTGGCCGGGACGGGCGAGGAGGTGGCCGTCACCGAGCCGCTGCTGCCCGAGACGCTCGACGCCGACGCGCTGACGGGCGTCTCGCTGACGGTCGACGCGCAGCGCGCGTACCTCAGCGCACCGACGGAGGGCGTGGCCTACGAGATCGCGTACGCCGACGGCGCCCGGATCGCCCGCACGCTCGAGACGCCGACGGAGCCCGCCTTCCTCGCGGAGGTCGGGCGATGA
- the aztC gene encoding zinc ABC transporter substrate-binding protein AztC: protein MRRMPAVAALVTLAGALALGGCAPSSSEAPEIVVTTNILGDVVENLVGDEAEVITLMKRNADPHSFEVSAQEAATLGDAELVVSNGLGLEEGLQQHLDRAAADGARMLAAGDAIDVLAYRDADGAPDPHFWTDPQRMVQVVAALEGEIATIPGIDAEAIRRHADAYVGELQRLDEEMTAAFAEIDADRRALVTNHHVFGYLADRFDFRVVGAVIPGGTTLAAPSAADLRDLATAIEDAGVSTIFAESSQPDRLVQVLADEVGIDVDVDVLFTESLTEPGGGADTYLTMMRANTERITQGLKD, encoded by the coding sequence ATGAGGCGGATGCCCGCCGTCGCCGCGCTCGTCACGCTCGCAGGAGCGCTGGCGCTGGGCGGGTGCGCGCCCTCGTCGTCCGAAGCCCCGGAGATCGTCGTCACCACCAACATCCTCGGCGACGTCGTGGAGAACCTCGTCGGAGACGAGGCGGAGGTGATCACGCTCATGAAGCGGAACGCGGACCCGCACTCGTTCGAGGTCTCCGCGCAGGAGGCCGCCACTCTCGGCGATGCGGAACTCGTCGTGTCGAACGGCCTGGGCCTCGAAGAGGGGCTGCAGCAGCACCTCGACCGCGCGGCCGCCGACGGCGCGCGGATGCTCGCCGCCGGCGACGCGATCGACGTACTGGCGTACCGCGACGCCGACGGCGCACCGGATCCGCACTTCTGGACCGACCCGCAGCGGATGGTGCAGGTGGTGGCAGCCCTCGAGGGCGAGATCGCGACGATCCCCGGGATCGATGCCGAGGCCATCCGCCGACATGCGGACGCCTATGTCGGCGAGCTGCAGCGGCTCGACGAGGAGATGACGGCCGCCTTCGCGGAGATCGACGCGGACCGGCGCGCGCTCGTCACCAACCACCACGTGTTCGGGTATCTCGCCGACCGCTTCGACTTCCGCGTCGTCGGCGCGGTGATCCCGGGCGGCACGACGCTCGCCGCCCCGAGCGCGGCGGACCTGCGCGATCTCGCCACGGCCATCGAAGACGCCGGCGTCTCCACGATCTTCGCCGAGTCGTCGCAGCCGGATCGCCTCGTGCAAGTGCTTGCCGACGAGGTCGGCATCGACGTGGATGTCGACGTCCTCTTCACGGAGTCGCTGACGGAACCCGGCGGCGGCGCCGACACCTACCTCACCATGATGCGCGCGAACACCGAGCGCATCACCCAGGGCCTCAAGGACTGA